Sequence from the bacterium genome:
TCTGTCTCGTAAATATATGCGCGAAAGATTTTCCACCAGTAGCCGTTTGCAAGAAAATACGACACGGCAGGACTATTCGGACGCGTCTTTTCCATTTCCTGGATTAACGCAATTCCAGCATCAAAATCCGCAGCGAGGAACAATTCATTGGCCTGCGCTACGGTAGCATCAAATGAGGCATCACTATGAAGCGGATCAGCGGATAGGTTTTGCGCGAGAGTTAAAGCAATGAGGACGAAAAGGGTCAGAAAAGCGCGCATCATCTAAAAAACCAAGTATTATATTCGCTCGATATTTAACTTTCTACCAGCATGCAGGTTGCGTACTGGAATTTCTCCCCCTATATAAAGGGGGAGATTAAGAGGGGGGTTGTTCCTTAGGGTGTTTCCCCAACCTCCCCTTAATCCCCTCCTTCATAAGGAGGGGAAATCTGAGCGTCGCACTACTCACGCGGGGACGCAAAAGATATCATAATGAGGCCATTTCGTAAGATTGTTATCGTTTACCAACTCACCCAGGTAATTCGAGTCGCTTTCAATCAGATAGACGGAATATCCATGACCCTTAAGAAATTGTAGAAGATTGCGACGCTGTTCGGGGCTCGTTTTTTTGAACACTTCAGCTCTTATGTACGGTTTCTGTTCTCTGATAAGACCGGAAATGCCCCGAAGCACTTCAAGATCGGATCCTTCAGTATCCACTTTGATGTAACGGAGTCTACTCACAACATCCGGGTAGTGGTTAGACAAAAAAGTTTGTAAATTTCTGCCTTTCACTTTCAGCTTAAATGCATGTCCGTGCTTCCACTTGCTGATTCCTGGATACAATCCGCCATTGCAGAATCCAGCATCTGAGTATTCGAATTCGTAATCTCCGTCTTCGATTGTGGCGGCAAACATCAAGGGAACGATGTTTGTTTTATCGGGATTTAGTTCCGAATTTTTTTTCAAGACCGGGAACACATATCGATTGGGTTCCAGGGCGAGGACACACCCGGACTTACCCACGCTCAGAGCAATTGCGATTGTGGTATCGCCGGTGTGAGCGCCAATATCGATGGCTGCGTCACCAGGAGAGAGGAACTTGTTGATTTGATGGATGACATCCAGTGAAAACATCTGTTCCGCTTCGTGCGGGTGCAACCATTGGGCGTAATCCACTTTGCCATATTCAGCAAGCTCAAAAGTGTTGATTTTGTATCCGTAAACTCTCGGTTTGGGCTGCATTCCCAGGAGATAAAAGAACTCTTTGAGCTTCATACAAAGATGAACGGATTCCCTGGCTGGTTACACCGAGTTATAAAGGGAAACGTATTCCCGCGCTGATTGATTCCAGTTAAAAAGCGCGGCCCTTTCCTTCAGTTGATTTGCTTTGCCGGGATGAACAGAAAAATCGTGCATCCCTTTCACAAACACATCACACATGTTCTGTGGATCAAAATCATGCCAGTAAAAAGCCACGTCTCCGCCTATTTCAGGAAGTGAGGATCCATAATAAGCAAAGACAGGTTTTCCCACGCTCATGGCTTCCACCAACGGCAGCCCAAATCCTTCTGCGGTCGAGGGAAATAAGAACGCGTCACAATTCTTATACAACCACAGTTTTTCGCTTTCGCTGATCTCACCGGGCATGAATACGCGTGAGGTAAGCTGATCGGATCCGATTTTTTGGTGGATGGATTTTGCATACTCGCCCTTCTTGTTGCCTGCTATGATCAAATTATAATCTTTCGTCTTTTGCAGAAACGGTAAAAGGGCTGAAATATTTTTTGTTTTGGAAATAATTCCGAGAGAGAAAAGAAACGGACGGTCAGGTATCCAGGAAGGCTTGACCGCCCGGATGCTCAAGTCGATGGTATTACCGTTGTAAATCACATTTGCCGGACAACTCATTTTAAAATATTGACGCACCTGTCCGAGCACGTAATGCGAAATGGTTGTCACGAGCTGGGCGCGGTTGATCCTGGACTGCAATCTCTTGAATCTCTTGTTCAGCATGGACCCTTTGTATCTAAGTCTGAAATTGAGATCGTGAATCGTAAGAACATATTTGCCGTTAAAACGAATAGGTTCATATCTCGAATCCTGGTGCAGTAAATGAAAAATATCTGTACCTTGCGCATTCACACCGGTGATCATATGCAGTCTTGAAGACACGATGTACTTGTTCCCGCGGCCAAAGATTCCACTGTCAGAAGGGGGAACGTAGAATGAGAACTCGTGTTGATTTTTGTGTTGTACGATATGCTTGCCCAAATGAAGACAAAATTGTCCAAGCCCGCTATTTCTGTGCC
This genomic interval carries:
- a CDS encoding glycosyltransferase family 4 protein yields the protein MSSRLHMITGVNAQGTDIFHLLHQDSRYEPIRFNGKYVLTIHDLNFRLRYKGSMLNKRFKRLQSRINRAQLVTTISHYVLGQVRQYFKMSCPANVIYNGNTIDLSIRAVKPSWIPDRPFLFSLGIISKTKNISALLPFLQKTKDYNLIIAGNKKGEYAKSIHQKIGSDQLTSRVFMPGEISESEKLWLYKNCDAFLFPSTAEGFGLPLVEAMSVGKPVFAYYGSSLPEIGGDVAFYWHDFDPQNMCDVFVKGMHDFSVHPGKANQLKERAALFNWNQSAREYVSLYNSV
- a CDS encoding FkbM family methyltransferase — translated: MKLKEFFYLLGMQPKPRVYGYKINTFELAEYGKVDYAQWLHPHEAEQMFSLDVIHQINKFLSPGDAAIDIGAHTGDTTIAIALSVGKSGCVLALEPNRYVFPVLKKNSELNPDKTNIVPLMFAATIEDGDYEFEYSDAGFCNGGLYPGISKWKHGHAFKLKVKGRNLQTFLSNHYPDVVSRLRYIKVDTEGSDLEVLRGISGLIREQKPYIRAEVFKKTSPEQRRNLLQFLKGHGYSVYLIESDSNYLGELVNDNNLTKWPHYDIFCVPA